The Arachis hypogaea cultivar Tifrunner chromosome 16, arahy.Tifrunner.gnm2.J5K5, whole genome shotgun sequence genome contains a region encoding:
- the LOC112755144 gene encoding uncharacterized protein isoform X1: MVSEDQKRSPRNQKYPATEGNGQSQNLNDAVFSPRFKSAAAMAGWDEEALLLASLVVEDTPDRDFKHKKRSVLNSKTPPTNSRRKRRAQSSPESIRVAVLDLDEEDTPRKDSKEKTKEKKATVNEESKEGGKESTKEKSGVAALPCIDKLRDELSCAICLEICFEPSTTPCGHSFCKKCLRSAADKCGKKCPKCRQLIGNGRSCTVNTVLWNTIQLLFPQEVEARKAAGAINSRQQSKCLSPEAAFYNNLRNDESTTTRVGVSTRRSGGRAAAITDQEARRLQGVRSRRGITPATQTEDAAIALRLQREEFMHAFRGTQEQHHSSRSSSVDLARENLRAMASRAMTLRIRDRRF; this comes from the exons atggttagtgaaGACCAAAAACGAAGCCCCAGAAACCAGAAGTACCCTGCAACTGAGGGAAATGGCCAAAGCCAAAACCTTAACGATGCCGTTTTCAGTCCGCGATTCAAATCTGCGGCAGCTATGGCCGGCTGGGACGAAGAGGCACTGCTTCTCGCAAGCCTCGTCGTTGAAGACACACCCGATAGAGATTTCAAACACAAGAAGCGCTCTGTCTTGAACTCCAAGACTccacccaccaattcaagaag GAAACGCAGAGCACAGAGTTCTCCAGAATCGATACGAGTGGCTGTTCTTGATCTTGACGAAGAAGACACTCCAAGAAAAG ACAGTAAAGAAAAGACTAAAGAAAAGAAGGCCACTGTAAACGAAGAGAGTAAAGAAGGAGGGAAGGAATCCACTAAGGAGAAATCCGGTGTTGCTGCACTTCCCTGCATTGATAAGCTCAGAGACGAGCTTTCTTGCGCG ATTTGTTTGGAGATATGCTTTGAGCCAAGTACCACCCCTTGTGGTCACAG CTTTTGTAAAAAGTGCCTTCGATCTGCTGCAGACAAATGTGGCAAAAAATGCCCAAAATGCAGGCAATTAATAGG CAATGGAAGATCATGCACTGTGAACACTGTTCTCTGGAATACAATACAGCTCCTGTTTCCCCAAGAAGTTGAGGCAAGGAAAGCGGCCGGCGCCATAAATAGCCGGCAACAATCTAAGTGCCTGAGCCCAGAAGCAGCATTTTACAACAATCTAAGGAATGATGAAAGCACAACAACCAGAGTTGGTGTGAGTACAAGGAGAAGCGGCGGTAGGGCTGCCGCAATAACTGATCAGGAAGCAAGGCGTCTCCAAGGTGTGAGATCAAGAAGAGGGATTACTCCTGCTACACAAACTGAGGATGCAGCAATTGCCCTGAGGCTGCAGAGAGAGGAGTTTATGCATGCCTTTAGGGGAACACAGGAACAACACCATTCCAGCAGATCCTCATCTGTGGATTTAGCTAGAGAAAATTTGAGGGCAATGGCATCTAGAGCCATGACTCTTCGCATTAGAGAtcgaagattttga
- the LOC112755144 gene encoding uncharacterized protein isoform X2 has translation MVSEDQKRSPRNQKYPATEGNGQSQNLNDAVFSPRFKSAAAMAGWDEEALLLASLVVEDTPDRDFKHKKRSVLNSKTPPTNSRRAQSSPESIRVAVLDLDEEDTPRKDSKEKTKEKKATVNEESKEGGKESTKEKSGVAALPCIDKLRDELSCAICLEICFEPSTTPCGHSFCKKCLRSAADKCGKKCPKCRQLIGNGRSCTVNTVLWNTIQLLFPQEVEARKAAGAINSRQQSKCLSPEAAFYNNLRNDESTTTRVGVSTRRSGGRAAAITDQEARRLQGVRSRRGITPATQTEDAAIALRLQREEFMHAFRGTQEQHHSSRSSSVDLARENLRAMASRAMTLRIRDRRF, from the exons atggttagtgaaGACCAAAAACGAAGCCCCAGAAACCAGAAGTACCCTGCAACTGAGGGAAATGGCCAAAGCCAAAACCTTAACGATGCCGTTTTCAGTCCGCGATTCAAATCTGCGGCAGCTATGGCCGGCTGGGACGAAGAGGCACTGCTTCTCGCAAGCCTCGTCGTTGAAGACACACCCGATAGAGATTTCAAACACAAGAAGCGCTCTGTCTTGAACTCCAAGACTccacccaccaattcaagaag AGCACAGAGTTCTCCAGAATCGATACGAGTGGCTGTTCTTGATCTTGACGAAGAAGACACTCCAAGAAAAG ACAGTAAAGAAAAGACTAAAGAAAAGAAGGCCACTGTAAACGAAGAGAGTAAAGAAGGAGGGAAGGAATCCACTAAGGAGAAATCCGGTGTTGCTGCACTTCCCTGCATTGATAAGCTCAGAGACGAGCTTTCTTGCGCG ATTTGTTTGGAGATATGCTTTGAGCCAAGTACCACCCCTTGTGGTCACAG CTTTTGTAAAAAGTGCCTTCGATCTGCTGCAGACAAATGTGGCAAAAAATGCCCAAAATGCAGGCAATTAATAGG CAATGGAAGATCATGCACTGTGAACACTGTTCTCTGGAATACAATACAGCTCCTGTTTCCCCAAGAAGTTGAGGCAAGGAAAGCGGCCGGCGCCATAAATAGCCGGCAACAATCTAAGTGCCTGAGCCCAGAAGCAGCATTTTACAACAATCTAAGGAATGATGAAAGCACAACAACCAGAGTTGGTGTGAGTACAAGGAGAAGCGGCGGTAGGGCTGCCGCAATAACTGATCAGGAAGCAAGGCGTCTCCAAGGTGTGAGATCAAGAAGAGGGATTACTCCTGCTACACAAACTGAGGATGCAGCAATTGCCCTGAGGCTGCAGAGAGAGGAGTTTATGCATGCCTTTAGGGGAACACAGGAACAACACCATTCCAGCAGATCCTCATCTGTGGATTTAGCTAGAGAAAATTTGAGGGCAATGGCATCTAGAGCCATGACTCTTCGCATTAGAGAtcgaagattttga